In the Hevea brasiliensis isolate MT/VB/25A 57/8 chromosome 8, ASM3005281v1, whole genome shotgun sequence genome, ATCAAAGCGAGATCTGTTATTGATCTTCCTGAGCAAGTGAATGTCACAACCCCCCCTGCACGGGAAGAACCATttcaagaagatgaaatggaagtCCCTTTGATTCAAATTGACGATGATGATGATCAACAACAATACTTGAATGATCAAAACGGTGTACTAGTTGAAATTAATGAAGAggatgttgaagatgaagaagagctTGAATTGGACTCAGAAAGTGATGAGGAATGCGATGATGTATATGATAGTGATACTAATTAGAATTAGGTATTTCtcttaatgaatttatatttctaaACTTGAAGTATAAACTCTAACTAATTTCATCTGTATTATGTATCATAAGTTGAATGAAGCTAACTAATTAATACAATTATTTATGCAGGATGCGAGGCAACGGTCGCAGGGGAGGTTTGTTGGGTCATTCACAGTCAAGGCAGTTACCTGTGCAGGATGAGCCCAATGATCAACTAGACCAATCTACACAGGGTCAGCCTCAGGTTCCTTCACGATCCACTGGGAGGTCGGCACCAGATCCAGAGGGGTCTACTGCTTCAACACAGCATCGAGCTATACCTCCACCTCCACCGCCACCACCTATTACCCCATCTTCTGAGCCTGCAATTGGATCAACCTCTGGTCATGAAGGTCATTCAGTTGGGGCAGCACCAATATCATCGATGGATGGCCTATCACTCACTacatttggaagaaagaaaagaataaagctcattaatggcacgtaagtatttaaaattaattaactttatcTATGATTTGGTATTTCATATCATTGGGAATTGAAGTACTgtgtttctacatttacataaaaTCAATATATTTGCTGTCTTTCTTTTGTACAGGTTACATCCATCTGAGGAATGTGCTAAGAAGATGAAGAATATCTTCAAGGAGAGGATGGACCCAGAGGGGCACTGTTGGAAAACTATCACGCCTGAAACAAAAGAGTTTTACTGGGATGAATTtcaagtaataaaataaatatttaaatattagctaTCAGATAACTAATTTGCATAGTTTATGAAACCTCAAAAAAGAATGTTATGAACAAATATCATTTAAGTgatgagaatttgtgaattaatgtAAAAGAACACAATTGAAGTATATTAATGCTTAAATGATCTATATGTACAGCTTGTGTgatattgaaaatatatattgttgtgagttgttgtagttggggtggatgttatttattgttgagaatatatgaagtgtttttaacaggtgcaaTTAATACCTAATAACTAGGTTGGATTGTCCAAAATTTAGGGAAATCTTTGTCaattttttctaaaatattatcatactaatacaactgtcttaatttttatttattttataccgTAAATACTTTGATTGGCAAGAGGTGACTCCACTAGTAAAGGAAGCTTGAGGCGTAAGGTCACAGAGCGCTATAAGGCCCTAATGTGCAATGTCAGGAAAGGAAAATCCAAGGTCATCGTGCCTAATAGTACAATGCAAAAATGGAAGGAGGCATGGAGTAGCCCAGAGTTTAAAGCCAAGAGCCATCAATTCACTGCTAACCGTTGTAGTGAGATAGGGGGAGTTGGGGCAGGCATCTCTAGACACACAGGGGGTTCAGTTTCACATGCTACTCACGCAGATAGAATGGTAATGATTTCATATTTACTATAGGATGGTAATGATTTCATATTTACTAGTTTTGTTATTGTCTGTCTACATATTAGTAGCAAATAATCGAACATTATTATAAACATCACTAAAATCATTATATCTTTTCAGGAAGCCCAGCTTGGCCGAAGACCTTTTCCTTATGAACTTTTCCATAAGACCCACACTAGGAAAGGCACCTCCGATATGGTTGATTCACGAGCGCAATCAATTAAGGTAAGTGAACAAGTATTTTATGTCTTTCAATTATatgaaaaaaaatgaataagtgagtttgtttattcaattgccaagaaaaataaatttaaaatatgtgtATTGACTTATGCAGGATGCATTTTTGGCGCTTAAGGAGCAGTCGTCTCAACCACAAGAGGGGTGCAGTGACCCTCCTATTGTAGATGAGGTCGCACTATATTATCAAGTTGTGGGGGGGGAGAAGAAGAACAGGGTTTATGGCATTGGATCTCAAGCATCAATTTTTTACCCTAGCTCATCACATGGATCATCTTCTACTGCATCCTATTGTGCTCAGTCAGAGGCAATGCAGGAAGAGATTCAACAATTGCATCAGACTATTGCAACGCTCAAGGATAGTTTGGttgcaatggaggagagagatCGACAACGCGAGTTGATGCTAGAGGAGAGATATAGACAACGTGAGCAGACACTGGAGGAGCGCATGCAACAAATGATGCAAAACATGATGTCACAAATGATGCAGTCTGCGGTTACATTCTAACTCCACATGCGACTCATCAAGATGATGGTAGAGAGGCTGATAGTGGTGATGAGTGATTATCTTGTTGATGACAAGTAGCTTgtttttttgttattatgatattttatttttccatacagtatattattgtcataacccttcactgtcatatttatatataatattgactgatatttgatatttgatagcctgatattataaatattatgatattgagcatttaaaattaatattatattatatgcttcaatacaggaaataatatattaaataaaaaaataaaaattttctactaGTAATTTGAAACGGATTAAAAACGAATTTTTCCGTTTCTAATCCAACAACACAAGTATCGGTTTaagaatttagaaaccgatttgcaACGGAATTTCTGTTTCAAAAAAATTGAAACCGAAATATCAGTTTTTAAATTAAAACGgaatttgaaaccgaatatatgCGGTTTCTAAATTTGAAACGGAATAGTGGTTTGAAAATAGATTCAGAATTTGAAACGGACGCCATTTTCCGTTTCAAATTCATTTAGAAACTTGCGGATTTAAAACTGAATATTTCggtttcaaatcggtttctaaatgtatttagaaaccgattttaactgatttgaaaccgaatattcggtttcaaatctccttttttcttgtagtgtaggtgacctgcagaattggacttgagtccagcaggtttgggcagcaataacttgaaatatagaggtccaattgatgcaaggccaattagacatgaaactagacacataatggcacaactttggtgaagaaaccatgcccagaaaacaaaatcaacttgaccaaaagtttgccctaatccgggtgacctgcaatctgcctcggcaaaatgacgaaatgaacagtatttggtcatttggccataactcaatatagagaggtccaattgacctgaaattttaccaggaacaaggtgacatatagaccaacaactttcatgaagaaacctgacccaaattatgacgataacctagtcaaattgccaacgaaacttgagttaccaaatctggcagaaacaattttacccagaattttgggttctgcccaatccggcatgtcatggtttttaggccataacttgagttacaaaactccaaatggagtgattcaaaaaaggaaattcaactagacaaaatgaggaacaactttcatgttgatcagtttgccaaattcccactgcaaaattgaccaatggaacagaaaagacaaggcatgaaaactgaaaattctgcccaattaacattaagcttggaaatggtattggcaaccaataccaacaaattttgaatgcaaaatgtggtatcttggagaacttaggttcaataaatttattatatattaaaaagtcaataatttgagtgaatagtattgtgaatagtaatacaaagacacaaagtataataactaaattggtagaggaaattaaggtatgaaatttggaatccatgaaacattcatggattacttggaatagaaatagtaattcacctaaatagcttaatgaacatttaagttatgtgagtatatagttaagatttgtattcccattactagtaggtctaataaaacatgagtgataccacttgaatatgaaatgaaattaacctagatggattgttgagtataaatgggatgaggttttcattaggatttatgtttccattacaaataagataataacaccttgtatgagttatgaattcatataaatattgtaatgaataaattaattacatgaaaatatgaatggaacattagttttctttataagagaaaagaaaaatgttttgagtacaatggtatatgaacaccattgttatgaattgtgatcaatatgaatgatgtaagaaatgtatgaatattatgatgaatgtataaattatgaaatttatcatgaaataatgaagtcataaaacacaatatattaatatttaatgatattatgtgcccttgtattgcctagacatgtgtgtcagattggatagtttggcatgccaatagggtattgttttagcagtactgcgaaaggctttatgcccatattcatggctttatgagcctgagtgtggagagtttggtgaaccaacacattgtccgggagaaggctcaccgtatgaggcaggagatcgagaacgtgggtcatgaagcagcttccctccgatcccaactttcattcacccaaaactatatagctgaaattgaggggcggatgaagttctatgaggataagtTGACTGAGCAagcccatgttcttgaagaggttcgagCGCTCTGAGCCACCgatgttgctcacctcactgacgaactcaaggcaaaagaagaagaggcggtgacaagggaggccggtgcttatgtgaatgcccatggggatctcttggcggAGCTCAAGAAGAGTTATCCcgaagaggacttttcctggatgataGACCTGGCTTCGCAAGACGAAGAGGGTAGctaggaggaggctgaaggtgatagagggggtgaacaaaatgtagaataggctgagggtgatcctccagccgaatgacttgtataaatttttaatttgaaatgaaatgaagttcccctttttttttaatgactgaatgagatcggaaagtatctaagttgcatgagcacctgattgtctgaacatattagaacaacttgaaagctattattaacctatgtatgagagatcggtaaaactttatagacatgagatcggcctaaaccgaggacaaacactgaacggaacttaagattattaaaactggaaacctgatctgaacacttaagatcggaagcatcGTTAAGCTGGATTAAAACTTTGACTTTATTGAATAGCTATCCACAATATTTATGAATGGGGAATCGGATGGCATGAAGAattaatgttggttcaatttcatttgacaagagagatcggaaatgtgattgaccgaccgaaaaacttggtaattgattcgagagatcggataggatttaaatgatatggagACTTAATACTAATTTGACtccttttgaagagagatcggaaatgtgattaattggcaaagagaggcttggtgctggggatcggtttcaaagtttattgattccggggatcagcgaaaatatggtgtcgacattgtTCATATATAATTATAAGTTTATCACATAAATTGAAACAAAAATAGCACCAAGGGTGAaaaattagcaattttaattttttttttaaatcttaatgTGTCATGCAACATGTAAATACTTTATTCTCTTGCAAAACACGTATTTTGATTACAACACTTGTAACTCAATTGCTAAAAAGCCTATTAGCCAGTAGGAAACTTAAACCTTAAAAATATTAAAGCAAAATTAAGGACTTTAGCCATCTAGGCACAGAATCACATTTAACACCTTATCTGGGGAGTTTAGATTGCCAAAAGTCAATCCTGTAGTCTATCCACACGATCAAGATGAACAAATCACCAAGACTCAATCGAAACTTCTTTATGCTTCCTCTCCTTAACTTGACCAAGCTTGCACAAAAATGAAGTTTAGGGTTTTTCTTGGTTTTAAGCTAATGAAAGTATAGAGAAACAATTTCTCTATCTTTAATTTAAGAGTCTATCTTTAATCCAAGAGTAACAACTTcaaatttctcttgaattaatcATAAGGAAGATGGGTGGAAAGCTTAGGTTGAGAGAAaggtggagaagaagaagaagaagattaacaccttaattaaaaattatcttCGTATCTCTAACTCTTAGAGATATTTAATTCCCATAAGTTCAATTACTAGTTGACCACTAATCATTACCACCTTTACAAGTGTCCACATCTAATTTATCCAATTAGATGTGTTTTCTCATTTTGATTTGGCCACTTGTCAAGTTAAGTTAATTTTGGGAATTAAACCCTTAATTAATGAGTATTATGTAaaatactaattaaatattaatttttgttagtagtataccctagagcatatcatttagtatgtatcttgtacatcttttattaataaaaggcattttcacttttccatttacataatatatttatgtataatagaaaaggtccattgatattttgttagaaattctattcttaagctattaagaatatgagtgacagtatttctagcacaaagtatcataaataagttcacaatcaaggatacttcacaataagaacatgacttatctagtaagattgtattcatttttgtttccaagttatttatatgagatataaataagatggaatggtgagtctcatgccatataacaaacatgataggcacttatacatgataagtaggccgaaccagtgacacatatgacaagcacatggagtttactcttatcaatgtattgtcataaataatattagtgcatataatctttagacctca is a window encoding:
- the LOC131182336 gene encoding uncharacterized protein LOC131182336 yields the protein MRGNGRRGGLLGHSQSRQLPVQDEPNDQLDQSTQGQPQVPSRSTGRSAPDPEGSTASTQHRAIPPPPPPPPITPSSEPAIGSTSGHEGHSVGAAPISSMDGLSLTTFGRKKRIKLINGTLHPSEECAKKMKNIFKERMDPEGHCWKTITPETKEFYWDEFQVIK
- the LOC131169256 gene encoding uncharacterized protein LOC131169256, encoding MCNVRKGKSKVIVPNSTMQKWKEAWSSPEFKAKSHQFTANRCSEIGGVGAGISRHTGGSVSHATHADRMEAQLGRRPFPYELFHKTHTRKGTSDMVDSRAQSIKDAFLALKEQSSQPQEGCSDPPIVDEVALYYQVVGGEKKNRVYGIGSQASIFYPSSSHGSSSTASYCAQSEAMQEEIQQLHQTIATLKDSLVAMEERDRQRELMLEERYRQREQTLEERMQQMMQNMMSQMMQSAVTF